A stretch of Brassica napus cultivar Da-Ae chromosome C6, Da-Ae, whole genome shotgun sequence DNA encodes these proteins:
- the LOC111206837 gene encoding uncharacterized protein LOC111206837, protein MKEVIKMKDPQGLPNFIAAVLRMEKSAFCKVVSKVGHEEVAVTTKSNNTYRGACSNTGGRVLDRQRSNTGGNKENEVYHQSFQRQRDGVATDAAKTEAMVKWPTPKTVKQLLGFLGLIGYNRRFVRDYA, encoded by the exons ATGAAGGAAGTGATTAAGATGAAGGATCCTCAAGGTTTACCGAATTTCATTGCAGCTGTGTTACGGATGGAGAAGAGTGCCTTTTGCAAAGTTGTGAGTAAGGTTGGTCATGAGGAGGTTGCAGTTACTACGAAATCCAATAATACTTATCGTGGTGCATGTAGTAACACTGGAGGTAGAGTTTTGGATAGGCAGAGAAGCAATACCGGAGGTAATAAAGAGAATGAAGTGTATCATCAGTCATTTCAGAGACAGAGG GATGGAGTTGCTACTGATGCTGCCAAGACTGAAGCTATGGTGAAGTGGCCTACACCTAAGACGGTGAAGCAGTTGCTTGGGTTCTTGGGTCTAATAGGCTATAATCGGAGGTTTGTAAGAGATTATGCGTGA
- the LOC106404280 gene encoding uncharacterized protein LOC106404280 encodes MSTPHNLFSLRSVLEKDKLNGSNFLEWHRNLRIVLKQEKKDYVLENVLPEKSKTNVQHAERNAYDKHVSDRVDVCCLMLATMNSDLQKQYENVDSPIDMITSLKGMFQEQARTERYQTVKSLIECKLPIDGPVSPHVIKMMGYIDNLAKLDCPISQELATDLILQSLPSSYDQFVMNYNMNNLTKTLTELHGMLKTAEPNMKKDTPNVLMVQGGNKFKKQGKNKGKSESGWIANPSKLDPSPKFKHGPYNVDKCHYCNGSGH; translated from the coding sequence ATGTCAACTCCCCACAATTTATTCTCATTGCGATCTGTCCTTGAGAAGGACAAATTGAATGGGTCAAACTTCCTTGAATGGCATCGAAACCTGAGAATTGTTCTCAAACAAGAGAAAAAGGACTATGTCCTAGAAAATGTTCTTCCTGAAAAATCTAAGACCAATGTCCAACATGCTGAAAGAAATGCTTATGATAAGCATGTCAGTGATAGGGTCGATGTGTGTTGTCTTATGTTGGCAACCATGAACTCAGATTTGCAGAAGCAATATGAGAACGTGGATTCACCAATTGACATGATCACTAGCCTGAAAGGTATGTTTCAGGAGCAAGCTCGAACTGAGAGATACCAAACGGTTAAGTCTCTCATTGAGTGCAAGCTACCAATAGATGGTCCAGTTAGCCCACATGTCATTAAGATGATGGGTTATATTGATAACTTGGCTAAGCTGGACTGTCCTATCAGCCAAGAGTTGGCGACTGATCTCATTCTACAGTCATTGCCGTCAAGCTATGATCAGTTTGTTATGAACTACAACATGAACAACTTGACAAAGACTTTGACTGAGCTGCATGGGATGCTTAAAACAGCTGAACCCAACATGAAGAAGGATACCCCAAATGTTCTTATGGTACAAGGGGGTAACAAGTTTAAGAAACAAGGTAAGAACAAAGGAAAGAGTGAGTCAGGCTGGATTGCGAATCCAAGCAAGCTTGATCCTTCTCCTAAGTTTAAGCATGGTCCTTATAATGTTGATAAGTGCCATTATTGTAATGGTTCTGGACATTAG